CGATGGCGGGGTCGCCCTTATCCTCGACGTCGGCCATCTGGTCGCGGCGGGGCAGCATCAGGAGGCGCAATTGCGCGCAGCAGGATGAGCGAACCGGCACGAAAACTTCCCGAAAGCCTCTGGGGAAATGCAGAAGAACTGGAGGTTCTGACCTTCGATATCGCTGGCGAAATGTTCGCCCTGGAAGCGATCAAGGTTCAGGAAATACTCGATCTTGTACCAGAAACCAGTGTGCCTGGCGCCAAGGCCTTCGTTGCGAGCGTCATCAACTTTCGCGGAAAGGTCATCCCGCTTGCAGATATCCGCCTGGCCTTCGGCATGGAGGCCACACGCACAACGATCGATAGCAGGATCATCGTCATCCAGCTCGAGATAGAAGGGGAGCCGACCTTGGTCGGCATCCGTACGGATAAGGTGAATGAAGTCACCACTCTGATGAAGTCCGCGGGTGAACCGCCTCCGAGCGTCGGCATGCGCTGGCGTCCTGACTTCATCGACTGCCTCGTCAGACGAGGTGGAGAATTCATCATAATCCCCAACCTTCACACCATTTTCTCGGCTCAGGGTGACCGCCTCGGCGGAAGCTCGTCGCAAGCCTGAGCCAAAAGGAAGACCGACATGCGGATAACCATAAAGTTAAAATTGACAGTTGCATTCGCTCTGATCGTTTTGATGTCTGCGGCGATGGCAGTCCTCTCCATTAACAATCTCTCCACGCTCAATTCGGCAATTACAGACATCGTCAAGGGACCGGCCGAGAACCTGGCCGATTCCGGCGCGCTGGGCAAAGCGGTGCTGAACAGCATTCGGTTCGAGAAAAACGCGATCCTCAACACCGATGCCAAGCGTATCCCGTCATTTGTTGAGGGCGCCAAGAATGCGCGCGCCGAGGTCCGCAAGAACCTCGCCACGCTTGAGGAAAGCAAAAATAAGGATCTGCAGAAGCAATTGCAGGATTTCCGAGCAACATTCGAAGGCTTTGAACGTCTGCAGGATAGTATTCTGGCACTAGCGACCGAAAACACCGACGAATCTAATCGTAAGGCTGGTGAGCTTTCGATGGGTGAAGGCGCACAAATGGTTGGCAGGCTGTTGCAAGCTGTTGAAGCCGTGAACAAAGCGGTTGCGGATGAACTGGTCCAGATCGATGAGGAAACAAATCAGCTCTACGCTCAATCACGCACGACCCTGATTGCTGGAACAGCAGCATTGCTGATCTTCTCCTGCGCGGTTGGCATTTTCGTTGCGGTCGGTATCAATCGCGGTCTGCGCAACGCCGTTGGGGCTGTGCAGGGAGTTTCCGAAGGTGATCTGACCAAGCTTGCAAATGTGACGACCCGCGATGAGATCGGCGATCTTCTCGGCTACGTGAATACGATGATCGAGCGCCTCCGGAGCGTCGTGGGCGACGCGCTCTCTGCCTCCGATAACGTCTCCAGCGGTAGCCAGGAACTTTCTGCCAGTTCGGAACAGCTGAGCCAGGGCGCGACTGAGCAGGCTTCTGCTGCCGAGCAGGCCTCCGCCTCAATGGAAGAGATGGCCGCCAACATCAAGCAGAATGCCGACAACGCCGCCCAGACGGAAAAGATCGCCCGCCAGTCCTCGCGCGATGCAGAAGCGTCCGGCCAGGCCGTAAACAAGGCGGTCGGTGCGATGCGCACGATTGCGGAAAAGATCTCCATCGTTCAGGAAATCGCCCGACAGACAGACCTGCTTGCCCTGAACGCTGCCGTCGAAGCCGCACGTGCCGGGGAACATGGCAAGGGCTTTGCCGTCGTCGCCTCCGAAGTACGCAAGCTCGCAGAACGCTCGCAGGCTGCGGCGGCTGAAATCTCCGCCCTCTCCGGTGACACCGTGCAGGTTGCGACGGAAGCAGGCGAGATGTTGAACCGGCTGGTACCAGACATCCAGAAGACGGCGGAACTTGTTTCCGAAATCTCTGCCGCTTGCCGTGAACAGGATATCGGTGCAAGCCAGATCAACGACGCGATCCAGCAGTTGGACAAGGTGACACAGCAGAACGCAGGGGCATCGGAAGAGATGTCGGCGACCTCGGAAGAGCTCGCCGCACAGGCCGAGGAGTTGCAGGCCTCCATCGCCTTCTTCCGGGTCGAGGCTTCCGGTGGGCACCGGACAGCTCCCGTATCGTCGGCGAGTGCCAAGACAAAACGTGCCCCCCCCAAAGCCGCGCCGCAACGTCGCCCTGACAACAGCGTGGCTGGTCAGCAGTCCCGCGTCAAAGGGTTCGCGCTGGATATGGGCGGACCCGATGATGAAGACGCACACTTTCGTCAGAGCGCCTAGGCGCTCTGACTTCCAAACCTACATCTCGCCCGTTCTGGGGAACCGGGTCGTTTAAGCTTTCTTCGCTCACGGGGATTCAGTGTGATGCGCCTGACTATCAAGACAAAACTGACGGCTACATTTGCCTTTCTATTGGGTTTGATGTTGATCACGGGCGGATATGGTCTCTACGCCCTTGATGACTCCGCAAAGACACTCCATCACGTCCTCCAGGGGCCGGTGGCGCGTCAGGCCAATGCGCTGACCATGTCAAAAGATCAGGCTCAGATCGCGCGTGCGCAATTGAGCCTGATCGAAGCTCAGACGGCAGCTGAAACGTCTCGCTTGATCGCAGAAAGTGACGCAAGTCGTAAAGCACTCATCGAATCAGCCCAGTGGGCGGCCGATGCTGCGGAAACCGAGGCCGGCAAGAAGGCCTATGCGGACATCGTAAAACTGGCGGGGGACATCGGCAGGATCGATGACCAGATTCGGGCGCATATTCGGGCCGGTGATCGCCAGGCTGCCCTCGCTCTAATGCAAGGTCAGAGTTCTCCCCTCATGTCGCAGATCGAAACCCTGCTGCAAGGTCGGCTCGCGACCAACCGCAGTCAGATGCAGCAGGCGGAAGAGCATGCAATCGAAAGCAAGACGCTCGCTCTCACAATCGTAACATCCGGACTTATCATCGCCCTGCTCGTTGGTTCCGTAACCGCGTTCGTCATTCTTCGCGGAATTCGAGGCGGGCTGGCTGCAATACAATCTGCGGCCAGCGCGGTCGCTGTTGGAGACCTGAACCAGCAGATCCAGGTCAAGACCAATGATGAAGTCAAGGACGTCATCGACACCGTCAACCAGATGACTGCGAATCTGCGTCAGACAGCCTCCATTGCCGATCAGATCGCCGAAGGTGACATCAGTGTTACCGTGAAACGGCTGTCCGACAAAGACACGCTCGGCATCGCCATGGAGCGTATGGTGGGCTATCTGCATAGAACGGCAGCGATTGCCCAGGACATTGCAGAAGGCGATCTGACGACTGATGTGCGCCGCAAGTCCGACGAGGACACTCTGGGAATCTCGTTGGAGAAGATGGTGGAGCGCCTTCGCACAATCGTGGGCGATGCACTGTCTGCATCAGACAACGTGTCCAGCGGCAGTCAGGAACTATCGGCTGGTTCGGAACAATTGAGCCAGGGCGCGACCGAGCAGGCCTCCGCTGCCGAGCAGGCCTCTGCCTCAATGGAAGAGATGGCCGCCAACATCAAGCAGAATGCCGACAATGCGGCTCAGACGGAGAAGATTGCCCGCCAGTCTTCGCGCGATGCTGAAGCGTCCGGCCAGGCCGTGAACAAGGCGGTCCTCGCGATGCGCACGATTGCCGAGAAAATTTCCATCGTACAGGAAATCGC
The window above is part of the Rhizobium rhizoryzae genome. Proteins encoded here:
- a CDS encoding chemotaxis protein CheW, with translation MSEPARKLPESLWGNAEELEVLTFDIAGEMFALEAIKVQEILDLVPETSVPGAKAFVASVINFRGKVIPLADIRLAFGMEATRTTIDSRIIVIQLEIEGEPTLVGIRTDKVNEVTTLMKSAGEPPPSVGMRWRPDFIDCLVRRGGEFIIIPNLHTIFSAQGDRLGGSSSQA
- a CDS encoding methyl-accepting chemotaxis protein, translating into MRITIKLKLTVAFALIVLMSAAMAVLSINNLSTLNSAITDIVKGPAENLADSGALGKAVLNSIRFEKNAILNTDAKRIPSFVEGAKNARAEVRKNLATLEESKNKDLQKQLQDFRATFEGFERLQDSILALATENTDESNRKAGELSMGEGAQMVGRLLQAVEAVNKAVADELVQIDEETNQLYAQSRTTLIAGTAALLIFSCAVGIFVAVGINRGLRNAVGAVQGVSEGDLTKLANVTTRDEIGDLLGYVNTMIERLRSVVGDALSASDNVSSGSQELSASSEQLSQGATEQASAAEQASASMEEMAANIKQNADNAAQTEKIARQSSRDAEASGQAVNKAVGAMRTIAEKISIVQEIARQTDLLALNAAVEAARAGEHGKGFAVVASEVRKLAERSQAAAAEISALSGDTVQVATEAGEMLNRLVPDIQKTAELVSEISAACREQDIGASQINDAIQQLDKVTQQNAGASEEMSATSEELAAQAEELQASIAFFRVEASGGHRTAPVSSASAKTKRAPPKAAPQRRPDNSVAGQQSRVKGFALDMGGPDDEDAHFRQSA
- a CDS encoding methyl-accepting chemotaxis protein, encoding MRLTIKTKLTATFAFLLGLMLITGGYGLYALDDSAKTLHHVLQGPVARQANALTMSKDQAQIARAQLSLIEAQTAAETSRLIAESDASRKALIESAQWAADAAETEAGKKAYADIVKLAGDIGRIDDQIRAHIRAGDRQAALALMQGQSSPLMSQIETLLQGRLATNRSQMQQAEEHAIESKTLALTIVTSGLIIALLVGSVTAFVILRGIRGGLAAIQSAASAVAVGDLNQQIQVKTNDEVKDVIDTVNQMTANLRQTASIADQIAEGDISVTVKRLSDKDTLGIAMERMVGYLHRTAAIAQDIAEGDLTTDVRRKSDEDTLGISLEKMVERLRTIVGDALSASDNVSSGSQELSAGSEQLSQGATEQASAAEQASASMEEMAANIKQNADNAAQTEKIARQSSRDAEASGQAVNKAVLAMRTIAEKISIVQEIARQTDLLALNAAVEAARAGEHGKGFAVVASEVRKLAERSQAAAAEISALSGATVQVATEAGEMLNRLVPDIQKTAELVAEISAACREQDIGASQINEAIQQLDKVIQQNAGASEEMSATSEELAAQAEELQASIAFFRVERSGGSRPVVAPQQAAKPKPSAKRPATKTASSARSSDNSVAGQQSRVKGFALDMGGPDDEDHDFQRIA